GCTTTGTGGGCGGTACACCTTATTTTGATAATGGAGAGCGCTTATATTAGGCTTAATTATAATATGTAATGGGCTACCAGCTTTTATGAACCTTTGGCCAGAACGATCTATTTTCTGAGTGACCGACCTCGATTGCTCAGACATGGGAGCAGCCCTCCGCTTTTCTGGATTTTAGGGTTGACATGTTTCATTGTCGGGACTCCATTTGCACCAACCAAACATAgatattctttttaattaagcgTGAgcagtttagtttttttttttttacagataaGCGTAAGTATAGTGTttcttttaccaaatattaAGCATGATGAGCTTAATTCGTGATGAAGCTATAGcattattattagtatattCTGAAATGAACTTCATAATATTTGGTCATTAACTTGATATTTTCTAACACCACTACTGATGTTTCTTTTACCTTCATCTTATTCCAAATCTCCATTTCAAATATTTAAGTTGTAATGATCCCACTTGTTAACAGATTCAGAAATGAACTTCATAGTATTTTGTCATCAAGTTAAATGAGACCTTCTAAACCGACTTGGGTTGGCCTGATGGTATTGGCTTGGAACCTGGGAGTGATCTCCTTCTTAAGgtttcaggttcgattctctctggtacCAATTTgagtggactaatttagcttcttcgaaaagaaaaaaaaaatgagacttTCTAAGTTCTAATCCACATGCATTACACCATATGCTccaaattaaacaataaagGATGATCAAACACATGAACCGTTCACAAATATTCAGATATATAAATCCCCTCAAAGTAGTTGGAATACATGAATCAAAATAGAAACAATATATACTAAAATGCAGgaaaataaattcatatatataaaagtgttTGTACTAAGAAGGGTTTGACCATATGGATCAAACGATGCCATAAATAAGTCTAGCAAATGGAAATGAGCAAAAGTGTTCGTTATATATGCACCGATACTTTGAGGACTCTCTCACGATTCCAATGTTCTTAGAAAAACTTATGTATCTGTCACCATTTGTTTTTTCAGCAACCAACAGCTTTGTTCACCGATGCAACAGGCCTGGTTTCAATTGCGAAATCACAGCATTAACTCCAAGAACttgtattaatttttcaataaactCAAATTACGAGCCTTACACAAACTCAAACAAGCATGTCATTTTCATTCTACCAGATAAGTAAatcatcaaataaaaagaaagttaATCCTTCGATCGATATCTTCAATATACTTAAACTTATCTAGTTTCTCTCAACTTCAAACTTTATGACAAAAGATCCTTAATTTATACTGTTAGTTTTGATTTATGGATCATCTAAAATATTATGATATATTTCTATCGACCTCAAAACTAATATGTTATGAATCAAAATAGCATATGAGGAAATACACTTGGCATAACATAATTGGTTGAGGTAAATGGACACATGACTAGGGTTGTGCATAAATAGTGAAATGAGAATCAATAGTGGCTATGAAGAAAATTGATGAAGTCTCTCCTCTCTCTCTTTGGAACTCTCTTGTAGACTAATGATTAAGTCTTAGACTTAATCTTCTTCTATCTTTTCCTTAATGTTTCTTTTGTGCTAAGAACATCAATTCTAATTAGGTTCTCATctataaattttacttttaattcaaTAATCAATTTGCAATTATCAATCTATTACATCTTCAATTTTGGGAACCCTTACATAACATTCTAAACATTTTTAGCCATGCATTCTGATAAATATGTAATTTTGAACTCCTAAATTTGTCAGAagcaaaatcataaaaaatgctAACTTGCAAGCAAAGCAACATTCAACAGCACCTACAAAAAAATTTAGTCATGCATTCTAATGCCTTTTTGTGTAAATTAGTACTATCAGTGAAGCTATACTATGAACTAAatggttattcaaattgatCCAATATGTGATTCAAGCTGCATACATTTTTTCCTGTAAATAAGCTTTTTGTTATTTATCCACTGAAAGTAAGTTAGTATAACCAGAGATGTTGTGGGAAATAGAAAAGGATCatgcaaatataaaattactaaaccaaacaatttatctttaaaaagttgtTGAATGCACTTTTCACcttataaataaattgatgaAGTCAACCTTTGCCGAGGGCGAGTTTTGAAGCAAAAAGTCCAGCATTCCTTGAGGTATAGATGAAGGTCCATGAGGTCcatccatttttattttcagtGTCTTTAAGTTACAAAAGGAATCGAACTTAACCTTCAATAAATCAGGATAGTAGGAAAGAACCTAATAAGCAATCAAGAAGGATTAGGATCAGTTGCAAGTCTTATTTtcgttataaaatttaaaactacAATATAAAAAGTAGGATTAATTAATGATACAATATTAAGTACCTTAAGAGTCTTCGAAGAGATGATCAATGATTCAATATTAGCAAGTTGAACCAGCCAGTTGAGTAAAATTAATGAATTCTCCCGCAAATTCCAACAATAcggtaaatgaatatttaaatGTTTGATAGAAGAGAGGACACTCTCGCTCCCGGAGAGTTCCTGAATACATTCACCACCAGTAAAAGCAAAGGCATGAAGACTTGGAGCATAATATAACTCAATTCCAAAAGAGGTTTTGGAATATTTCTTAGAATCGCAACCATACATATGTATAGTTAAATTGACAAGCTTAGCACTTGAAATGCGAAGGTATTTTTTTGCACCAAAAACTTCACAACGGTCAATGATCAAAGTATTCAACTTATTAAATGCGGAAAAAGGCTCAACACAACCATCATTGGTGCCACAAAAGGTAAAGTACTTTAGAGACAAAGTAGTTAATTCTGGGAGATTAAAAAAATCTGGAAATATTATTGTCCGGccaaagttaaaaaatatattgtaagCAGAAAGATTAAGAGTTGTTAATGTAAGACATGAAAAGAAGCAAGACGGAAAGTGTTCAATAGCAGCTAAATTGACTAGTAAGTGTTTGACATTGTGTGAAACAGCATACTCTATAGTCTTTTGGAATGGGCTAGCGATCGCTAAATGATTGGCGCACAAACGGAGATCAGACAATGCGGTTGAGTGATCACGAAGAGACAAAAGCTGAGACGcgaatttttctaaattttcattGGTCTTAAAATCTGAAGTAGATAATGTAAGAGTGGAAAGTTTCTTCCAGAGATTAATCCATCTTTTGGAGAGAATGCAGGTTTGAACGGCCTCTTTGGTGTTCAAAAAGGACAGTATGTGAATGAGAACACAATCAGACAAATCACTGATTTTGTCTTCTTCATTTTTGTCGGCTTCACGGTGTTGTATCTTCTTAGGCCTCTCCACCTCCATTGTTGGTTATCTGTGGGGAGAATGAAAGAATTGAACAAGAACATGAGTAAGTTATTACTTATTAGGCATGTGGAGAGAATTCAATCATTCATTAATTAGAGAATTACTAAGTGGAGTGTCCAATTTCAAACTCGAATTCTCAAAAAATAACATGTTCCCGTCAATTGAACTAAACTCACCGAATTTCAATAGGAAAACAGACAAACGGAAAATAAGTTGcaccattaatttttttaaaatgacaaaatcaattctctaatatattataaataaataccaTTCACGGCTGTCGAGAGGGTGATGGGGGAACGGCCTTGACTGACTTCTCTGAGAAATAATTAATACCTTTGGCTTCCCGTCGGATGGAGGACAGTGCATATGCTGCTGTACGGTGAGTTCACGATTTGTATAGGTAGGTAGGGTTATGAGTTGGAAGTCTCGATTAACTAGCTAGATTTTctgttttcaataataatatagtTCCACTTTTATAGTAAGTTcttaattgatatttaattgttttaatttcaACTACTTACtccatcccaaattataagaagaaaaaaaataaaaatcatatttattgagaaaaatcaaaacatgataatttgaaatatgtttttatggttttttcattgaaataaattgcatagaaaaatgtaaaatcaattcttattgattgttttttattgaaaaaaggggagaaagaaaaaattaaatgcaatttgcatttaattttatgagattaagaaaaaaaatatgaaaatagtttttctcttataatttgggacaaaaaaaatgggattttttcccttataatttgggatggagggagtatattttttcacatgtttaaaaaaaaaactttatttcttCACACCACCAATATCCGGTTCATTTGACCTCTTAATTTGGTTCGGGCTTCAGTTCTGTCATCAAGTGGTTTTAACCTCGTCCTGAGTTCCGATCGAATTTGCGAGAATCGAattgtggtcctccctaccaaattcagttGTTTTAACcgaaaattctaatatggatcacttcTTCAAGTGATCCATAGCGGActagtatttaaaaaatatttaaaatgatAATATACGTTGATGTTTGAAAGTATAGTTTAatggttatttttatttttaggcttaaatgcagttttgcccactgttttgattaaatcggaattttacccctctgttttaaaatgcggacttttacccctgttttataatttttgaatttcGCACAGaattcaatttggatccataattcaccaaactggtaccgaaatgaccgcaatcgagttaattttccacataatcaaaatcaactaaatttggagttacacagagaaattaattatcattttagtgaagatctgtccaaattaattattgtatgtaactactactgatatttttgtcatgtctctcacccggtagctaattttttaatagtatttacatgtctggAAAACTAACAAAATTATCCTTGTTGTCATTTCAATTTcctcgaatttggagttacgatgtggttggcagacgatgttgaatttgaaggtcataagtatatttctgcaaaattagtaattggacagactttcactaaaatgataattattctctctctgtaactccaaatttagtggggtttgattatgtggaaagttaactcgattacggtcatttaggtatccttttggtgaattattgatccaaattgagttgtgtgtgaaactttgaagttgtgaccCGAAAgtagattttgtgcagaattttggggaggcaaaatccaaaaaaaattaaaattggggggtaaaattccggattttaaaatagaaggataaaattccaattttttcaaaacaacttttattttggataaaaaattattatacgTGTTGGGGTATGCTCCATTTAGGAGCTATCCATTTAGCCTAGTTAAGTGTCAGGATGTATCACATGTGgcaaaagaaaaattgtaaGGTTGAGATTAAAACTTGAAATTAaggggtttttaattaaaaaaaaaaaagaagaagtgcGTCACAGAAGTGCTTCACTTCCCACCGCGATTCTGCCATTGAAACAACACAGAACAAAGAGATGTCAAGAAAACCAGACAACATTTTGTTCTTAGAACAATGGCTTCAAAACATCACATCCACCTCAAAAACAACAATCTCTGCAAAATCCATCATTCAAGCTTGGTCTGAACTCCGAAACTCTCTTCAATCTTCTTCATTCAATCAACACCATCATCAACATCTCAAAACCCTAGTCAATTCCCAAATCTCTCTCCATGTTGCAGACCCACAAGCAAAACTTCTTTTTTCCATTCTCACTTCATCAAATTTCTCTCTTTCTCATGATTCCATTGCCCTTTGTTTCAGACTTCTTTACATATGGataagaaaatcaacaaaaccCAATTTCCCTATTCTTGATTCGGTTGTAGGGtttctttcaaaatttgattttggaaATGGAAATAATCATGTTTTGTTTTCTGAAGCTATTTTACTTCTGGGTGCTTTTTCTTTTGTGCATTCTTTATCTGAAAAGACTAAAAATTCGTGCTTGGATATTTTTTGTAGATTGTTGGTAGATAAGTGTAggttggtttgtttgtttgatgaattATTGCCTAATGTTCTTGCTGGAATTGGGTATGCTTTGTCATCTTCTGTAAATGTTCATTTTGTAAGAATATTGGATTGTTTGTTTGGAATTTGGGGAAAAGACAATGATGGGCCTCAAGGTAGTATTGTTCATGGACTCATggttatttatttgtttgattgGGTTGCGTCGAATTTGATTAATTTCGGGTTTTTGgataaagttaatgtttttgttagAGAAGTTTTCGAGAATTTTAAGGAAAACTATGCATCGTTCGCTGTTTTTATGTCTGGGATTGGAGTACTAAGAGTTACAGATAGATATGGTTCTTTGACTGGTATGATATTGGATGTTGTTACTAAAATGAGGACTTCTGCGATTGTTAGGGTGGAAGCTTTAGTCAGTGATTTGGTTTCTAGGAAATTAAGATTTAGTAGTAACTCAGGAAATGATATTCAAAATAGGCTTTTACTTCAGTGTGTTTCGCTAGGATTGACGCGAACTGTTTCATTTTCAAACCATTCCTCTTTGTTTGTATGCCTTGCTTTGTCATTGTTAACTGAGATACTTCCTTTGCCCCGTCTTTATGGATCGGTGTTTGAATTGTTCCCAAGTTCTGGTGGACTAAAGGTTAATGAGATCAAAGAACATCTAGATGGTATCCTATTCAAGGAAGCAGGAGCTGTAACGGGAGTTTTCTGTAATCAATATGTTTTAGCAGACgaagaaaataagaatatagTGGAAAATCTTATATGGGAATACTGTCACGATATTTACTTTGGACACAGGAAAGTGGCTATGCATCTTAAAGGCAGTGATGATGAATTGCTTAaggattttgaaaaaatcaccGAATCTGCTTTCCTTATGGTTGTAGTCTTTGCACTAGTTGTAACAAAGCACAAATTGAGCTCTAAATTTTCTCAAGAAGTACAAACCGAAGTCTCAAAGAAGATACTAGTATCGTTTTCTTGCATAGAATATTTTCGCCATGTACGCTTGCCAGAGTATATGGAAGCCATTCGCAAGGTAATTGCGAGTGTTAACCAGAATGAGAATGCTTGTACATGTTTTGTGAACTCCATGCCTTCTTATGATGACTTGACAAATGGGCCAGGTATGATTTATTCGTTTGCATTTTGATGTGACTagctcatttatttattttggcttGTGTTTTATAAGTTTCATGTTCTTCTAGATCAGAAAACCAAATACTTATGGTCCAAGGATGAAGTGCAAACGGCTCGTGTTTTGTTTTACCTGCGAGTCATTCCAACCTTGATTGAGTTTTTGCCTGGCCCTGTTTTCGGAGACATCATAGCTCCAACTATGTTCTTGTATCCTATATCAACCAAGTACATATTTAGTTTTGCTTGGTTTTTACACATATTAGTTTCATTTCAGGCTTTCAGCTGAAATTTATATCTGTATtagaattttgtttataatcgATTTTGAGTCCTAGATAAACTAATCCAGGCATTCGTATTCGTTAAATAAAATTTGGGGGATTCTCTGGTCACATTATTAACTGCAGAAAATCTATTTCCTTATTTAAAAGAAACTAGATATATGGAACATCCGAATGGAAAAGTAGCTCGAGCCTCTCATTCTGTGTTCACTGCATTTATGTCCATGGGGAAGGAACCTGAAAAAGTTGATAGAGTTTCATTGAAGGAGAAGCTTGTTTTCCATTACATACAAGTATCTTTATCGGTATTGATTCTACCAAAGACCTTGGTCTTTAATATGTGTGATTGATCATATCGAAtacatttttatattatattgtaataatatgaataatataggGATATCCTGACATTACTCCTTTCGAGGGAATGGCTTCTGGAGTTGTAGGACTGGTCCAACATCTTCCTGCCGGAAGCCCTGCCACTTTTTACTGCATTAACAGTCTTGTTGAAAAAGCAAATCAACTCTGTTCTGAAATCTTCACTCATGAGGCTGATGAATGGAAGCAGTGGCAAGGAGAGCCAGAACCAAGCAAGAAATTAATGGACTTGCTTTTACGCCTAGTTTTCCTTGTTGATATACAAGTAAggttttaatttgaaaaattatacTCTACTGCTTTGAATTgcaatgtgatttttttttccatcacCAGTATTTGTATCTGGCccactggaccgcctaatctggtttgggggtcagttttggcatcaagtggttctagccccttccgatcgcagttgcgggggatcgaaccgtatTGTAATGTGATTTTTGGCACATGTAAAATTAAGCAATATAGACCTAAGCACTCACAAAGACATGGTAACTGACGCAAAATTGACACTGGCACGTGGGTACCggtaataataatttagaaaatagaagtgattgaatgtaaccacatgtTTCGATGTTGTGTCTGTGTCGGACACAAGATACATCTTCAACTTGAAGTGCCATTGGTATATGgattaaatattgttttaaaatttaaacttacaaTAATGCAAGCTTTTCTACTTTTCAGGTCTTGCCTAACTTGATGAAACTGTTGGCACAGTTGATTACCAAGTTACCACAAGATGCACAGAACATAGTTTTGAATGAGTTGTATTCACAAGTGGCTGATTCTGATGATGTCATACGCAAACCCATGTTGGTTTCATGGCTTCAGTCATTATCTTACCTATGCACAGTGGCTTCAAATCAAAGTGCAgcctccaaaaaaaataaaagtgcagACCCAATAAGTGGTGGAAGAATAACTGCAAATCTCTAAGAGATTCCGGTACATCCCATTTTCTACTTCCTAGTTTATTTATAATCTCTAATAAATATATACTAATGCATCTTCTTACGTCTAAATGCGATATTTGTTCTACCAACTTTTAACTTCACTTACTGCATTTCCCTTTAACTTCACCTGTTGCAACCGCTTCTCTTGTTTAGCATTTCTATTTTTGATACAAGAATTAGAGCCTATAATTTTACATTGTTGGGGTCCAAAGTTAAATGTAACAGCAGCATTTGTTTTATGCAATGCATAATTTGTGGATTCCAATGGCTCATTATTTTGCTTGGATAAGAATGTTAAAATTGGGATCAAAAACTTGTGGTTCTATTACTTGAGATGTCATAGATTTGGGGTTCATTTTGCATGTGATTTGTTCTATTACTTGAGAATATTGAAATATACTTTGTTTCTTTGTTGATACTGttagaatattaaaaaatatcttatatatttatattatgttGCAGTATTTTAGTTTATCTCATAAGATCAGTTTAtaattcttataatttgggttgagcctaactcaaccttacaaaaccgacttgtaaggcGAGGGCAGCCAAAGCTTATGCTACACAAGTCATATCTCCaggcaatgtgggactaaatccacccctacACACCTAACACAATGAAAGTGTtagaggctgcaatgaaggcagcTAGAGGTGGACCGCAATGTAGGCGGAATTTCCAACAATAATTTTAGAGTATCTTAGATTATCTCTTAGGATTAGTTTTTATATTACTTAGAGATTCTTAATATCCGTTTTCTGATTTCCGATTTCCCTATTTATTTAGGATTAAGACTCTTGTATGCCGATAGTATTTAGTCTTTTGAATCAAGTTACTATCTATAATAACATGGGTCGTAAGTTGTAACCCTTCTCTACCTTACTTAAGCTACCTTACTTAAGCTATATATGATTGCTTTGATAGGATACTGCTGCATTATGGTGTTATGTATTAGTATTTACTGCTTAGTAATCCAAACATCATTTTTAACATAAGTTGTTAAAAGTAAACTGAGCATTCATTTAGAGTGAATAAATAAACCTAAACAGTCGGTGCGTGTTTTTTGTGCAGCTTACTGGAGcaactaagaaatttttttatgcacTTGAGATGCAAAGGACTCGGCATTAACCAAACAATGAATGCGGTTGAAGCCGACACAGAAACCAAACAATGAATGCCATTGAAGCCGACACAGAAACTGAAACCTCTGATTACTCCCATACGATATTTGCCAGGATCCTTGTTGAACATGCTTAATGCGAATGAGAATGGTAACAATTCCTCATGCCAAGGCCAGAAAGTTCCATTTGTTGACATGGTTGTAGCTGCATGGTTCTTTGGTTTGATAATCGGAGTACGTGCTGTCTAATTAGCAAAGAGAATCGCTTTTCATCTATTCATAAGAAATGAGCTTTCCTTAGTAACATAGCTTTAGAAATGGATGTGGTATAACCATTGTAGTGATTGTACATATGCTATATGAACTTAGATACTAATACTTCTGAATAAATAGTGAGTTAGAGACTAAACTTAGATACTAATACCATTGTAGTGATAATATTATTACTTATCTAAAATTGGTTTTTTGTCTGTCTGTGTGAGTGGGTTTGTGTCAAATTTGGTTATTTAAATAGGAATTTTGTaagtaaataaatttaattaaagcAATTCAATTACATGCATTTTGAATTATCTAAAATTCTATAAtgctttaattttcaaataaatgatACAGGACCAAATTGATTTGAAGTTTCCAAATGTTTTTGGTGTAACTAGTTCAGTTTCCAAACGGGACActacatttttttcatttttttgaaagttACTTACATGTTATGATGTAGTGCATGTTGGGGTCAGCTTTGTGAGAGAAAAAAAGTGATTAAAtgttaaaattttgaatgatttttggTCAGTTCTATCAAGTGCGCCACACCCTATTATGAAGTATTGTCAGTTTTAGGTGAGCCACGCGGTTTTGTTCCTGGTAAAAGACGTCTCAGAGGGTTAAGGTGTGTGGGTATTGTATATAAACCATCCTTAGCCTTGATTTCTaagcgatgtgagactttttaggTTTACTGGAACAGTGGTCATGTGGCATATGCCCCCTCCATCTACCGTCAATGTTATGTTCCACCCTCAAGTGTGCCACACCACGTTTCGAGATATTGTTCGCTTTAGGCCGTATGTGAGCCCTCACGGTTTTATTCCTTGTAAAAAGCGCTTTGGTGGGTTAAAGGTGTATGGGTGTTGtatataaattagtttataaatCACTAGCATCGATTCTCAAGTGGTGTGAGACTTTTTAGGTGTATTGGAACACTTTTTATAGACTATGTTTATTCTAACTTAAAGTGGGTATGACGAAAGAGTTTAATGGACATATATTGTTACCGTAAACTAATTTAAGTTACAAACAAGATGAATTCTTCTCTCTCGAATGAATTTTCTTTATAAGCAAGAGTCAATGATTGAACCCCAAACCATTTTTTCTTAAGGGATTTAAGACTCTTACCAACTTGCATTAATTCATTCTTAGTaactattataaaatattttttcctttgTCATTtgtgataattaaaaaaaatcaatagttaATATAAttgtcattttaaaatatgtatgaAATGGTTAAATGAGAATTATTATGAGACAAAGGAAATATTATCACTGAAATGATCAAATGCgatattaataatatttgacAACCGTTCcaaatagattaatttttttttttttgtttacaatgttggCAATAAGGATTGAACCTAGGACCTCGTACATACTAcacaaatctctcaccactagaccaaacctattGGCTTTCCAAATagattaattttgtttataaaaaggaTATTTCATTAACAATATAATAGAATATAGAAaactattaatatatattattatgaaaatgGTTCAAACATTAGTTTAAAGCCTTGATTGATGTTCAAGAGATAACATTGGATTTTGGGCTTTTAGTCCATCATGGTGGTGAGATCTTGAAAGTTCTTTTAGTCaataaaccataaaaaattgaaagttctTTTACCCTAATATTATGTCTTAAAAATCACACTCCTCTGAATTATCAATAAGacaaaatgattttattttcctCATTGGTACAGTTTGGCATTGTTTTTTTAAGTGTAAAAactattttaatcataaagttagaaataatagttttaaaactaaaattaaagttgtttgataaattttacttttaaagaaaaaaattaacagtTTTTTTCTATTATTCATGCATTTGCTtgaaaaatcaaacttgaaTTTCCTTGAAAAAGTATCACAACATTTGCTTACTTATTTAGTGATTATGCGGCCAAAGATAGACCAAGAGAAAATGAGACTTAAACTTAACGTAGAACACTAATGAAAGCAACTAGAAAAGCCTTTCTTTATGCATCTTCTGTTCATAACCCTTTGCCAATATATAAGATCAATCACACTATTGACTATATAGATTGATAAGGATCTTTTTTGTTAGTTCCAAAAGCATCATTAATTCTCTTCATTATTCATGCATCCACCATTCCACGCAACCAAACTATATATGtgtgtattttgatttttgatttgtGAATCCACAAACTACACTAATTgtcaaacatataaataaatacgaaaagttatgtcaaaaaaaataaaataaataaatacgaAAAGTTATAGAGTTCAATGGACTGATGAGTTTCATCAACGAACGAATTGTTAGAAAAATTCAAGTTCAAATAATGGGATAATCGAACCCTATTATGACATCCAACATAgtaatttcgacatttttgcTGAGTTTGAAAaggtttttttattatatatactagCTTATAATTAATAGTTCTttaagtaaaatataaaatgctTATAATAGTATTAagttgtttggttttgtttttgttcttttatttcaCTCTGAAAATCGATATTTATgaactctttttttaaaatcgGTTTTGAACTATTTCTTTAAAATGAggtaaatgtaaat
This portion of the Trifolium pratense cultivar HEN17-A07 linkage group LG3, ARS_RC_1.1, whole genome shotgun sequence genome encodes:
- the LOC123916751 gene encoding uncharacterized protein LOC123916751 codes for the protein MSRKPDNILFLEQWLQNITSTSKTTISAKSIIQAWSELRNSLQSSSFNQHHHQHLKTLVNSQISLHVADPQAKLLFSILTSSNFSLSHDSIALCFRLLYIWIRKSTKPNFPILDSVVGFLSKFDFGNGNNHVLFSEAILLLGAFSFVHSLSEKTKNSCLDIFCRLLVDKCRLVCLFDELLPNVLAGIGYALSSSVNVHFVRILDCLFGIWGKDNDGPQGSIVHGLMVIYLFDWVASNLINFGFLDKVNVFVREVFENFKENYASFAVFMSGIGVLRVTDRYGSLTGMILDVVTKMRTSAIVRVEALVSDLVSRKLRFSSNSGNDIQNRLLLQCVSLGLTRTVSFSNHSSLFVCLALSLLTEILPLPRLYGSVFELFPSSGGLKVNEIKEHLDGILFKEAGAVTGVFCNQYVLADEENKNIVENLIWEYCHDIYFGHRKVAMHLKGSDDELLKDFEKITESAFLMVVVFALVVTKHKLSSKFSQEVQTEVSKKILVSFSCIEYFRHVRLPEYMEAIRKVIASVNQNENACTCFVNSMPSYDDLTNGPDQKTKYLWSKDEVQTARVLFYLRVIPTLIEFLPGPVFGDIIAPTMFLYMEHPNGKVARASHSVFTAFMSMGKEPEKVDRVSLKEKLVFHYIQVSLSGYPDITPFEGMASGVVGLVQHLPAGSPATFYCINSLVEKANQLCSEIFTHEADEWKQWQGEPEPSKKLMDLLLRLVFLVDIQVLPNLMKLLAQLITKLPQDAQNIVLNELYSQVADSDDVIRKPMLVSWLQSLSYLCTVASNQSAASKKNKSADPISGGRITANL
- the LOC123916755 gene encoding F-box/FBD/LRR-repeat protein At5g53840-like, with amino-acid sequence MEVERPKKIQHREADKNEEDKISDLSDCVLIHILSFLNTKEAVQTCILSKRWINLWKKLSTLTLSTSDFKTNENLEKFASQLLSLRDHSTALSDLRLCANHLAIASPFQKTIEYAVSHNVKHLLVNLAAIEHFPSCFFSCLTLTTLNLSAYNIFFNFGRTIIFPDFFNLPELTTLSLKYFTFCGTNDGCVEPFSAFNKLNTLIIDRCEVFGAKKYLRISSAKLVNLTIHMYGCDSKKYSKTSFGIELYYAPSLHAFAFTGGECIQELSGSESVLSSIKHLNIHLPYCWNLRENSLILLNWLVQLANIESLIISSKTLKVLSYYPDLLKVKFDSFCNLKTLKIKMDGPHGPSSIPQGMLDFLLQNSPSAKVDFINLFIRPVASVNKAVGC